The genomic window TGATCGGCTTGTTGAGGCCCTGCAGCACCGGACCGATCGCGACGGCGCCAGCCGAACGCTGCACCGCCTTGTACGTGTTGTTGCCGGTGTTGAGGTCGGGGAAGATGAACACCGTCGCACGGCCGGCGACCTGCGAGTCGGGCATCTTCGTCGCGGCCACCGCGGCGTCGGCAGCGGCGTCGTACTGGATCGGCCCCTCGACGAGGAGGTCGGGCCGACGCTCACGCACCTGCCGTGTCGCCGAGCGGACCTTCTCGACGTCGGCACCAGCACCGGAGTCACCGGTGGAATACGACAGCATCGCGATGCGCTGCTCGATCCCGAACTGCTCCGCCGTCTCGGCCGAGGAGATCGCGATGTCGGCGAGCTGGGCGTCGGTCGGGTCGGGGTTCACCGCGCAGTCGCCGTAGACGAGCACGCGGTCGGCGAGCGCCATGAGGAACACGCTCGACACCACGGAGACGCCGGGCTTCGTCTTGATGATCTCGAACGACGGCCGGATCGTGTGCGCCGTCGTGTGGGCGGCGCCTGAGACCATGCCGTCGGCGAGCCCGAGGTGCACCATCATCGTGCCGAAGTAGGAGACGTCGGTGACGGCGTCGCTCGCCATGTCGATCGTGACGCCCTTGTGGGCCCGCAACCGGGCGTACTCCTCGGCGAACTTGAGGCGCAGCACCGCGTCGAAGGGGCTGACGATGGTCGCCTTGCTGAGGTCAATGCCGAGCTCGATGGCCCGCGACCGCACCTCGATCTCCTCACCGAGGATGGTGAGGTCGGCGACCTCACGGGCCAGCAGGGTGCCGGCCGCGCGGAGGATGCGGTCGTCGTCGCCCTCCGGCAGCACGATGTGCTTGCGGTTCGACCGCGCGCGCTCCAGCAGCCCGTACTCGAACATGAGGGGCGTCACGACGTCGGCGCGCGCCACGTTGAGCAGCTCGAGCAGGAGCGGCGCGTCGACGTTCTGCTCGAACAGTGCGAGTGCGGTGTCGTACTTGCGCTGCGAGTCGGCAGCCAGACGACCACGGGTGTTCATGACGCGGACCGCGGTGTCGTAGGTGCCGAGGTCGGTGCTGACGATCGGCGGGATCTCACCGAGACCGGAGATGAGCTCCTCCACCACCTCGGGCAGCGGGAACCCACCGTTGAGCACGATGCCCGCGATCGACGGGAACGTACCGGAGGCGTTGGCCATGAGCGCGGCGAGCAGCACCTCCGTGCGGTCTGCCGGGATGACGATGACGGATCCCTCGGTGATGCGCGGGAGCACGTTCACCATGGACATGCCCGCCACGACGACGCCGAGCGCCTCGCGGGTGAGCAGCTCCTCGCTGCCCTTCACCAGGGTGCCGTCGACGGCCTCGAGGATGCTGTCCATCGTCGGGGCGATGAGGAAGGTGTCTTCGGGGATGGCCCAGACGGGGACCATCGCGGCTCCGGCGGCGTGGCCGGCCGGCGCGACGACGGAACCGTTCGCGGAACCGTTCGGGTGGATGGCGTCGCTGATCGCGGCGGTGATCTCGAGGAGCTTGTCGGGATCGGCACGGTTCGCGACCACCGCCAGCAACTGGGCGTGTGCGTCGGCGAGTTCGCCCAGGGCGAGTTCGGCGATGTTGCGCATGTCGTCGGGCGTGCGGGCGACGGACTGGCCGAGCTGCTCCCCCGCACCCTGACCGGCGCGACCGCCGAGCACGAGGAGGACGGGTGCGCCGAGGTTGGTGGCGATCCGGGCGTTGTAGCCGAGCTCCGTCGGGCTGCCGACGTCGGTGTAGTCGGATCCGAGGATCACGACCGCGTCGCACTGCGCCTCGATGTGCTTGTACCGCTGGACGATGCGCGAGAGCGCCGCCTCGGGATCGGTGTGCACGTCGTCGTAGCTGACGCCGATGCAGTCCTCGTAGGCGAGGTCGACGCCGTCATGCTCGAGCAGCAGCTGCAGCACGTAGTCGGGTTTCGTGGTGGACCGTGCGATGGGGCGGAACACCCCGATCCGCTCGATCTGATGACTCAGGGTGTCGAGGACCCCGAGGGCCACCGTCGACTTCCCGGAGTGTCCTTCGGCAGAGATGATGTAAATGCTTCGCGCCACGGTTTCCAGCCTACGGGGGCGACGTCTGCGGGGGCTGGGTAAGCGCACAATGTCGTGGTTGCAGGGCGAGCGCAGGAGATCGGCGCGAGAGCAGAAGGAACGGGCGCCGGATGTCCTGCTGCCAGGCGGATGTCCTGCTGCGGCGCCGGCGGCCAGGGAGCAGGGCGGCGCGGGCACGAAAAGACTCCCCGCGCACCCGCCAGAGCCCGGTTACCCTTGCTGCGTTTCCGCCCTGGGGGAGTTGGCCTGGATGGCGCCACGCGGGGAGCCGTCACCTAGTGTACCCGAGCCGCGACCGGGTTGCGTACGCCACGGTTGAGGCGTTGACTGGCGGATCTGGGACCACTGGCCCCAGACCACCGATCGACCGCCGTCCCCACGAACGGGCGGCGCACCGACCGGGACCGCATCGAACGAGAGGACTCACATGACCGACGTCGTCATCGCCGGAGGACACGGACAGATCGCCCTGCACCTGCAGCGACTGCTCGCCGAAGCAGGACACTCCCCCGCCGGCATCATCCGCAACCCCGAGCAGGTCGGCGAGCTCCAGGGCATCGGCTCACGAGCCATCGTCCTCGACCTCGAGCACTCCTCGGCGGCAGAACTGGCCGACGAACTCGCCGGAGCCGACGTCGTCGTGTTTGCGGCGGGAGCCGGCCCGAACAGCGGCGCCGACCGCAAGCTCACCCTCGACCGCGACGGCGCCATCCTCCTCGCCGAGGCCGCCGAGCTCGCCAAGGTCCCGCGCTACGTGATGGTCTCGTCGATGGGTGCCGACGACTTCGACCCCGACTCGGACGAGGTGTTCCAGGTCTACCTGCGGGCGAAGTCCGAGGCCGACGCCGACCTCCGCGGGCGCGACCTCGACTGGACGATCGTGCGCCCCGGTGGCCTGACGGACGACGCCCCGACCGGAACGATCACCGCCGCGACGACCACCGACCGCGGCTCGATCCCGCGTGCCGACGTCGCCGCCGTGCTGTTCGCGCTCGTCGAGTCGGGCGCGGCGTCCCGCACGCAGTTCGAGGTCATCGGCGGCGAGATGCCGATCCGCGAGGCGCTCGCGGCGCTGTAGGCCCCTGCGCCTCGACAGGCTCGGTGAACGGACCCCCGTTCCCGGGCCTGTCGTCGTCTCCGCAGAACACCCCACCCTTCGACAAGCTCAGGGACCAGAACGGGACGGGCAACGAACACCGCTCCCTGCGCTTGTCGAAGGGCCGCACAACCGTTGGGCACGTCGGCTCCGAAGAGTTCCCTGACCCGCAGCGGCACCGTGTGTGCGCGACCTGGCGCACATATGGAGTTCCTGTGGGCGACACGTCCAGGGGTGTTACCTGTTCGTTATCAGTCCTAGGATCGGGCAACGGGTTCCGGCCCGGACGATGTACGCAGCGCGACGGAGGCCGACGATGGACCAACGCTACGACCCCGCGTTCCAGCGCGGACACACCGACGAGCGCACGCGCCCGAACGCCTCCGACACCGGCCGCCGCAGCCGCCTCGCCTCGCTCGAGGAGATCGCCCCGCAGCTCATCCAGCCGCCCACCGACGGTCGCCCCGTCCGCCCGCCGACCGACGACCGGTTCGACGACGGCCCGCGCGCCCGGCCGTCCCGCGGCATGCCCTCGCAGACCGATCGTCGCATCCACCCGTTCGAAGCCCGGGCCGGCGACACCGCGGCGGTCGCCGATCAGCCTGGGGTGGCGGGTCCCGACGCGCAGCAGACCCAGCTCGACCAGCAGCGATACGAGGAGTACCTCGACGCCGCCGACGCCCACCGGGTCCGCGCCGTCGTCTGGGAGCGAGGCCTCTGGATCGTCGGTGTCGTCCTCACCCTGGGCGGCGGCGTGGGGCTGTGGCAGTCGTTCACCCTGCTGTACCGCGGCTTCGTCGGCGACAGCGGCCCGACCGACAACTACCTCTGGATGCAGTTCCTCGGAGCACTCGCCCCGACCCTCATCACGATCGGCCTCGCCACCATCGTCGCGCTGCTGTTCAAGCGCATGCTCGACCACGACCGCAGGAGCCGACCATGACCGAGCAGAGCAACACCAGCCGCGCCCCACGGGACACCGTCGCCGAACTGAAGCCGGCATTGAACGCCGAGGAGTTCCAGGTGCTGGCCGAGCGCATCCTCGACAACGTCGAGCGCGTCCTCGACGGCAAGCCGTTCGCCGCGCGGATGGCGCTCATCGTGATGCTCGCCGAGGGCCACCTGCTCATCGAGGACGTCCCCGGCGTCGGCAAGACCGTCCTCGCGAAGGCCCTCGCCGCGTCCGTCGGCAGCACCGTCCGCCGCATCCAGTTCACGCCCGACCTGCTCCCGTCGGACGTCACCGGCGTCTCGATCTTCAACCAGGTCGACCGCGAGTTCGAGTTCAAGCCCGGCGCGGTGTTCGCGAACATCGTCATCGCCGACGAGATCAACCGCTCCTCGCCGAAGACCCAGTCGGCGTTGCTCGAGTCGATGGAAGAGCGTCAGGTGACGGTCGACGGCGAGACGCACGCCCTGCCGTCGCCGTTCACGGTCGTCGCCACACAGAACCCGCTCGAGATGGAGGGCACCTACGCTCTGCCGGAGGCCCAGCGCGACCGCTTCATGGCGCGCATCTCGATGGGATACCCGGACGCGTCCGCGGAGCTCGCGATGCTCCGCCAGCGCGACACGGTCAACCCGCTCGACACCATCGGTCCGGTCGCGTCACGCGGCGACGTCGAGCGCCTCATAGCCTGGGCCCGCGGCGTCTTCGTGTCGCCGATCGTCGAGCAGTACTGCGTCTCGCTCGTGCAGGCGACCCGTGTGCACCCCGAACTCCGCCTCGGCGCGAGCCCGCGTGCCACCCTGCAACTCGTCCGTGCGGCCAAGGTCCTCGCAGCGCTCGACGGCCGCGAGTTCGTCCTCCCCGACGACATCGACCAGCTGCTGGCACCGGTCCTCGCCCACCGGCTCATCCCCACCCGCCGCGCGGTGAGCGCCCACGACCGCTCGGGCGTCCAGGCGGTCTCCGAAGTGCTCGCCGAGCTGCTGGAGCGGACACCCGTGCCGCACTCCGGTCGCACCGAGCTGAGGTCCTGAACCGATGGCCCCGCACCGCGACCGCCGGATCGCCGTGATCCGGCACCGGAGGTTCTGAGCCCATGAAGCGTCGCGTGCCGTTGACGAGACGCGCGGTCGGCGTGCTCGTCGCGGCCGGCGTGTGCCTCATCTTCGCGCGCGGGATCGGCTCTCCGGAGCTGCTCGCCGCCGCCGGACTGCTCGTCGCGCTCGTCGCCGCCAGCTTCGGCGCGGTCTACCTCGAACGGCCGTCGCTCCGGGTCGACCGCACCACCCGGCCCGACCTCGTCGCGGTCGGCGGGCGGATCGCCGTCGAGGTCACGATCGCCGAGACGAGCGCGCTCCCCCACGTCCACACGGAGTGGAAGGACCGTGTGCCGCCCGGACTCGCCGGCAGCGCCGAGGGCACCCTGCCGAGTACCGGCGTCGCGGGCATCGGATCGCGCCGGCGAACGGCCGAGTACACCGTGACGGCACTGCGTCGCGGAGAGCACGAGCTCGGCCCGCTCGGACTCACCGTGAGCGACCCGTTCGGACTCGTCGTCCGTCGGCGCGACGTCGGCGGGACGCATGCGGTCGTCGTCCTACCGGAGGTCGTGGTCCTGCCCGAGATCCCCGCGCTCACCGCCAGCCGCGACGGTTCCACGCGTCCGTCGTCGCTGCACGTCGGCGCTGGCGAGGACGACATCATCGCGCGCCCCTATCTGCCGGGAGACGCGATCCGCCGACTGCACTGGCGGGCGAGCGCGCACCACGGTGAGCTGATGGTGCGGCAGGAGGAGCAGCAGAACGACCCCGAGGCGACGGTCCTCCTCGACACCGCCGCGGCCCACTGGGCCTGGCCCGACGACGATCCGTCGTACCTGCCGGCGTTCGAGCAGGCCGTGTCGCTCGCGGCCTCGATCACCGCCCACCTCGTCGACGCCGACAACCGCGTCAACCTGGTCGGCGCCGGAACCGAGGAGCTCTCCCGGGAGATCAGTGCGAGATCCGCGGCCGGTGGCCTGCGGTCCAGCCCCGTCGGCGACATGGGCGACGCGCTCGCCCGCGGCGGGCAGCATCTCGAGGAGGACGATCTCGATGCCGCGCTGCTCGACCTGGCCCTCCTGCGTCCGTCGGTCCGACCCGATCGGTTCCTCGACCTCTCACCCGTCATCGCCGCACGCCGGTCGCAGCCGGTCATCGCGATCCTCGGCGACGTGGAGGAGGGCGACCTCGGTGAACTGACCGCGGTCGCGCACCTCTCACCACTCCCCGTCG from Plantibacter flavus includes these protein-coding regions:
- a CDS encoding AAA family ATPase; this translates as MTEQSNTSRAPRDTVAELKPALNAEEFQVLAERILDNVERVLDGKPFAARMALIVMLAEGHLLIEDVPGVGKTVLAKALAASVGSTVRRIQFTPDLLPSDVTGVSIFNQVDREFEFKPGAVFANIVIADEINRSSPKTQSALLESMEERQVTVDGETHALPSPFTVVATQNPLEMEGTYALPEAQRDRFMARISMGYPDASAELAMLRQRDTVNPLDTIGPVASRGDVERLIAWARGVFVSPIVEQYCVSLVQATRVHPELRLGASPRATLQLVRAAKVLAALDGREFVLPDDIDQLLAPVLAHRLIPTRRAVSAHDRSGVQAVSEVLAELLERTPVPHSGRTELRS
- a CDS encoding SDR family oxidoreductase, with the protein product MTDVVIAGGHGQIALHLQRLLAEAGHSPAGIIRNPEQVGELQGIGSRAIVLDLEHSSAAELADELAGADVVVFAAGAGPNSGADRKLTLDRDGAILLAEAAELAKVPRYVMVSSMGADDFDPDSDEVFQVYLRAKSEADADLRGRDLDWTIVRPGGLTDDAPTGTITAATTTDRGSIPRADVAAVLFALVESGAASRTQFEVIGGEMPIREALAAL
- the pta gene encoding phosphate acetyltransferase — its product is MARSIYIISAEGHSGKSTVALGVLDTLSHQIERIGVFRPIARSTTKPDYVLQLLLEHDGVDLAYEDCIGVSYDDVHTDPEAALSRIVQRYKHIEAQCDAVVILGSDYTDVGSPTELGYNARIATNLGAPVLLVLGGRAGQGAGEQLGQSVARTPDDMRNIAELALGELADAHAQLLAVVANRADPDKLLEITAAISDAIHPNGSANGSVVAPAGHAAGAAMVPVWAIPEDTFLIAPTMDSILEAVDGTLVKGSEELLTREALGVVVAGMSMVNVLPRITEGSVIVIPADRTEVLLAALMANASGTFPSIAGIVLNGGFPLPEVVEELISGLGEIPPIVSTDLGTYDTAVRVMNTRGRLAADSQRKYDTALALFEQNVDAPLLLELLNVARADVVTPLMFEYGLLERARSNRKHIVLPEGDDDRILRAAGTLLAREVADLTILGEEIEVRSRAIELGIDLSKATIVSPFDAVLRLKFAEEYARLRAHKGVTIDMASDAVTDVSYFGTMMVHLGLADGMVSGAAHTTAHTIRPSFEIIKTKPGVSVVSSVFLMALADRVLVYGDCAVNPDPTDAQLADIAISSAETAEQFGIEQRIAMLSYSTGDSGAGADVEKVRSATRQVRERRPDLLVEGPIQYDAAADAAVAATKMPDSQVAGRATVFIFPDLNTGNNTYKAVQRSAGAVAIGPVLQGLNKPINDLSRGALVQDIVNTVAITAIQAQEQE
- a CDS encoding DUF58 domain-containing protein, translated to MKRRVPLTRRAVGVLVAAGVCLIFARGIGSPELLAAAGLLVALVAASFGAVYLERPSLRVDRTTRPDLVAVGGRIAVEVTIAETSALPHVHTEWKDRVPPGLAGSAEGTLPSTGVAGIGSRRRTAEYTVTALRRGEHELGPLGLTVSDPFGLVVRRRDVGGTHAVVVLPEVVVLPEIPALTASRDGSTRPSSLHVGAGEDDIIARPYLPGDAIRRLHWRASAHHGELMVRQEEQQNDPEATVLLDTAAAHWAWPDDDPSYLPAFEQAVSLAASITAHLVDADNRVNLVGAGTEELSREISARSAAGGLRSSPVGDMGDALARGGQHLEEDDLDAALLDLALLRPSVRPDRFLDLSPVIAARRSQPVIAILGDVEEGDLGELTAVAHLSPLPVALLPAGGRRRSIELLESAGWRCHVGERGASFQALWSGTSGPVTTTLAPQSSGRGGRGGRGGRQGAGGAYVRR